In a genomic window of Bacteroidota bacterium:
- a CDS encoding sodium:alanine symporter family protein yields MSGFLNAIDTAIQSYNEYVGGYLVLFLLIPTGLYFIFKLKFINVTRLFHSIKIVAGKYDKAEDKGDVNHFKALTTALSATVGTGNIVGVALAIYLGGPGAVFWMWVTGFLGMILKFAECTLSHKYRKFNSDGSVSGGPMYYMEIGLKKKLGKYAKVLAIVFAIATILCSLGTGNMAQSNSMADALNTTYNISVWISGLIITSLVFLIILGGIKRIAEVTSKLVPIMAILYFISAIVVIFLMRDNIPAAFSLIFHDAFTGTAAAGGFVGSTFILTLIWGVRRGLFSNEAGQGSAPIAHAAAKTDYPAREGLVASLEPLIDTLVICTLTALVIIVTGVWDSGIKGVGMTVEAMSIGLGKIGLQAMGEHVVSIGLMLFAFSTIISWSYYGTRAANYLLGEKFIKPYRILYGIFVFFGCIWGIDLVWHFVDMVITFMTIPNLIALLILAPVVVNETKKYFAAMEKLK; encoded by the coding sequence ATGAGTGGATTTCTTAATGCAATAGACACAGCTATACAAAGTTATAATGAATATGTTGGTGGATATCTTGTTTTATTTTTATTGATTCCTACAGGTTTGTATTTTATTTTCAAATTAAAATTTATAAATGTTACAAGATTATTTCATTCAATAAAAATTGTTGCAGGTAAATATGATAAAGCTGAAGACAAGGGTGATGTAAATCATTTTAAAGCACTTACAACAGCATTGTCTGCAACCGTTGGTACCGGAAATATTGTTGGTGTTGCTCTTGCAATTTATTTGGGTGGACCGGGTGCTGTTTTTTGGATGTGGGTAACAGGTTTTTTGGGAATGATACTAAAATTTGCCGAATGTACTCTTTCTCATAAATACCGAAAATTCAATAGTGATGGTAGTGTTTCAGGTGGTCCAATGTATTACATGGAAATTGGATTGAAAAAGAAATTAGGGAAATATGCAAAAGTTCTTGCAATAGTTTTTGCCATTGCTACAATACTTTGCTCCCTTGGTACAGGAAATATGGCACAGTCAAATTCTATGGCTGATGCTTTAAATACGACCTATAACATTTCTGTTTGGATTTCGGGTTTAATCATAACCTCTTTGGTGTTTCTTATAATTCTCGGAGGGATAAAAAGAATTGCTGAGGTAACTTCAAAATTAGTTCCGATAATGGCAATTTTATATTTTATAAGTGCTATTGTAGTAATTTTTCTTATGCGAGATAATATTCCCGCAGCATTTTCATTAATATTTCATGATGCATTTACAGGAACTGCGGCAGCAGGTGGTTTTGTCGGTTCAACTTTTATTCTAACTCTTATTTGGGGTGTTCGCAGAGGCTTGTTTTCAAATGAAGCCGGTCAAGGTTCTGCTCCAATTGCTCATGCTGCTGCAAAAACAGATTATCCTGCAAGGGAAGGACTTGTTGCTTCTCTTGAACCTCTTATTGATACTCTTGTTATTTGTACTCTTACTGCTCTCGTGATAATTGTTACAGGAGTATGGGACTCAGGAATTAAAGGGGTTGGTATGACGGTAGAAGCAATGTCTATCGGGCTTGGGAAAATCGGTTTGCAAGCGATGGGAGAGCATGTTGTTAGTATTGGATTAATGTTGTTTGCTTTTTCAACAATTATTAGTTGGTCATACTACGGAACAAGAGCGGCTAATTATTTACTGGGTGAAAAATTTATTAAACCATACAGAATTTTATACGGAATTTTTGTTTTCTTTGGTTGCATCTGGGGAATTGATCTTGTTTGGCATTTTGTTGATATGGTTATTACATTTATGACTATTCCTAATTTAATTGCTTTACTAATTCTTGCACCTGTTGTTGTTAATGAGACAAAGAAATATTTTGCAGCAATGGAAAAACTTAAATAA
- the metK gene encoding methionine adenosyltransferase: MTYLFTSESVSEGHPDKVSDQISDAVLDEFLKHDPASKVACETFVTTGLAIIGGEVRTTSYVEVQDIPRRVIKEIGYNKNAYKFDGDSCGIISTIHEQSDDIHMGVEREKEEEQGAGDQGMMFGYACTEMDNLMPLPLELAHILVQELAAIRKEGNEMTYLRPDSKSQVTVEYSDDGVPQRIDTIVLSTQHDEFNSVNEMREQITKDVRNILIPRTIKLVPERVKKLFKDDYILHVNPTGNFVIGGPHGDTGLTGRKIIVDTYGGRGAHGGGAFSGKDSSKVDRSAAYAVRHIAKNLVAAGVATEVLIQVAYAIGVAQPVSLHVYTYGSTKVKNGNGKIMTDGEIAVKLKKIFDMRPSAIIKRFGLKNPIFRATASYGHFGRSVYEKEIEVFYNGEGVEKRKVDGVEKYFKKVKYFAWEELNYVDKIKEEFGI, translated from the coding sequence TCTTTTTACTTCTGAGTCAGTTTCGGAAGGACATCCGGACAAAGTCTCAGATCAAATATCTGATGCAGTATTAGACGAATTTTTAAAACATGACCCTGCTTCAAAAGTAGCTTGCGAAACATTTGTAACCACAGGACTTGCTATAATTGGTGGAGAAGTACGAACAACTTCCTACGTTGAAGTTCAAGATATTCCAAGAAGAGTAATTAAAGAAATCGGCTACAATAAAAATGCCTATAAATTTGATGGTGATTCTTGCGGAATTATTAGCACTATTCATGAACAATCCGATGATATTCACATGGGAGTGGAGCGTGAAAAAGAAGAAGAACAAGGTGCAGGTGATCAGGGAATGATGTTCGGTTATGCTTGTACAGAAATGGATAACTTAATGCCATTGCCACTTGAATTAGCACATATTTTAGTTCAGGAATTAGCAGCAATTAGAAAAGAAGGAAATGAAATGACCTATCTGAGACCTGATTCAAAATCGCAGGTAACAGTTGAGTATTCTGATGATGGCGTACCACAAAGAATTGATACCATTGTTCTTTCTACACAGCATGATGAATTTAACAGTGTTAATGAAATGCGTGAACAAATTACAAAGGATGTAAGAAATATTTTAATTCCAAGAACAATTAAATTAGTTCCTGAAAGAGTAAAAAAATTATTTAAGGATGATTATATTTTACATGTGAATCCAACAGGGAATTTTGTTATTGGCGGACCTCATGGAGATACAGGGCTTACAGGAAGAAAAATTATTGTAGATACTTATGGTGGAAGAGGAGCACACGGTGGAGGTGCTTTTTCCGGAAAAGATTCTTCTAAAGTTGACAGAAGTGCAGCTTATGCGGTAAGACATATTGCAAAAAACTTAGTAGCAGCAGGTGTTGCAACAGAAGTGCTTATTCAGGTTGCTTATGCAATTGGAGTAGCTCAGCCTGTGAGTTTGCATGTTTATACTTATGGTTCAACAAAAGTAAAAAATGGAAATGGAAAAATAATGACTGATGGAGAGATAGCGGTTAAACTTAAAAAGATTTTTGACATGCGACCATCCGCCATCATAAAACGTTTTGGCTTAAAAAATCCTATTTTTAGAGCAACAGCTTCTTATGGACATTTCGGAAGAAGTGTTTATGAAAAAGAAATTGAAGTATTTTACAATGGAGAAGGTGTTGAAAAAAGAAAAGTTGACGGTGTAGAAAAGTATTTTAAGAAAGTAAAATATTTTGCTTGGGAAGAGTTGAATTATGTTGACAAGATAAAAGAAGAATTCGGAATATAA
- the miaB gene encoding tRNA (N6-isopentenyl adenosine(37)-C2)-methylthiotransferase MiaB, which produces METAKTINTENKKTLIPKGKVYIETYGCQMNFSDSEIAKSILVKNNYQLTENINEADTILINTCSIRENAEQRIFKKVENIKYLKNNNSELKIGILGCMTEHLKSKIFELNSEIDFLAGPDSYRNLHNIIDSSKENKSKALDIELDINETYDDIIPLHSESSISAFISIMRGCDNFCSYCVVPYTRGRERSRSPETILKEIKILINQGIKEITLLGQNVNSYKWKNHSGYILSFPSLLEKIANETPELRIRFSTSHPKDISRELIEVMAKKDNICKHIHLAVQSGSSRILKLMNRKYSRESFLEKIEMAKQLIPDIGLTTDIITGFCTETEDDHKETLSLMKDVKFDWAFMFAYSERSGTVAAKNLDDNIDNKKKKQRLKEIIELQSKHSLESNKKDIGKTFEILVEGFSKKSDKMLKGRNSQNKMIVFPAKNFAKGDLIKVKITDCTSATLIGE; this is translated from the coding sequence ATGGAAACAGCAAAAACCATAAATACTGAGAATAAGAAAACTCTAATTCCAAAAGGAAAGGTTTACATTGAAACTTATGGTTGTCAAATGAATTTCTCCGATTCGGAAATTGCAAAATCAATTTTAGTAAAAAATAATTATCAATTAACAGAAAACATTAATGAAGCTGATACAATTTTGATAAACACATGTTCGATACGAGAAAATGCCGAGCAAAGGATTTTTAAAAAAGTTGAAAATATTAAATATTTAAAAAACAATAATTCAGAATTAAAAATCGGTATTCTCGGATGTATGACAGAACATTTAAAATCCAAAATATTTGAATTAAATTCAGAAATTGATTTTCTTGCAGGACCTGATAGTTATAGAAATCTTCATAATATTATTGATTCATCAAAAGAAAACAAAAGCAAAGCTTTAGATATTGAGCTTGACATCAATGAAACTTATGATGATATAATTCCTCTTCATTCTGAAAGTTCCATTTCTGCTTTTATTTCAATAATGCGAGGATGCGACAACTTTTGTTCTTACTGCGTAGTCCCTTACACAAGAGGCAGGGAAAGAAGCCGTAGCCCTGAAACTATTTTGAAAGAAATAAAAATATTAATTAATCAAGGCATAAAAGAAATTACACTCTTAGGACAAAATGTTAATTCCTACAAATGGAAAAATCATTCAGGATATATTCTAAGTTTTCCTTCATTGCTTGAAAAAATAGCCAATGAGACACCTGAACTTCGTATTCGTTTTTCAACTTCTCATCCAAAAGATATTAGCAGAGAATTAATTGAAGTAATGGCAAAAAAGGATAACATTTGCAAACACATTCATTTAGCTGTACAATCAGGAAGTTCGCGAATATTAAAACTAATGAACAGAAAATACTCAAGAGAATCATTTCTTGAAAAAATTGAAATGGCTAAGCAACTTATCCCTGACATTGGACTTACAACCGACATCATCACGGGATTTTGCACGGAAACAGAAGATGACCACAAAGAAACATTGTCATTAATGAAAGATGTTAAATTTGATTGGGCATTTATGTTTGCTTATTCAGAAAGATCAGGTACCGTAGCAGCTAAAAATCTTGATGATAACATAGACAATAAGAAAAAAAAACAACGACTTAAAGAAATTATTGAACTACAAAGTAAGCACTCACTTGAAAGTAATAAAAAAGATATTGGCAAAACTTTTGAGATATTGGTTGAGGGATTTTCAAAAAAATCTGATAAAATGCTAAAAGGTAGAAATAGTCAAAATAAAATGATTGTGTTTCCTGCAAAAAACTTTGCAAAAGGGGATTTAATAAAAGTTAAAATTACAGATTGTACAAGTGCAACTTTAATTGGAGAATGA
- a CDS encoding sigma-54 dependent transcriptional regulator → MTAIQNKIQAIKNRYQIVGASPMLNNAIEKAIKVAPTDISVLISGESGVGKENFSKIIHQLSKRKHGNLIAINCAAIPSGTIDSELFGHEKGSFTSAYDSRKGYFETANGGTIFLDEISELPLETQSRLLRVLESGEFIKVGSSKVLKTDIRLIAASNKDLLEKTKKNKFREDLYYRLNTVNIHIPPLRNRKEDIPMLFAKFASDFSDKYKIPPLELDNSAMEMLKQQYWPGNIRQFRNTIEQISILGPERLMKGKMMNEFLPVTPGKELIKFENDEPNPQENINDRDLLYKFLIDIKKDVSEAKTIMLELAHGIKSKEKDFESSIEYATNKLIKAGNNLPDAEYEFIKQEKKANENNSENNSYSESQDITDIHENLSLADQEKSLIIEALKKYRGKRKPAAKELGISERTLYRKIKEYELEEM, encoded by the coding sequence ATGACAGCAATACAGAATAAAATACAAGCAATAAAAAACAGATACCAAATAGTAGGTGCTTCACCGATGCTAAATAATGCTATTGAAAAAGCAATAAAAGTAGCACCCACAGATATTAGTGTTTTAATATCGGGAGAAAGTGGTGTTGGTAAAGAAAATTTTTCAAAAATAATTCATCAACTAAGCAAAAGAAAGCATGGTAATTTAATTGCCATCAACTGTGCAGCAATACCATCAGGCACAATTGATTCAGAATTATTTGGACATGAAAAAGGCTCATTTACCAGTGCTTATGATTCGAGAAAAGGATATTTTGAAACAGCAAATGGAGGAACAATTTTTCTTGATGAAATTAGCGAATTACCCTTAGAAACCCAATCAAGATTATTACGTGTTTTAGAATCAGGAGAATTTATTAAAGTTGGTTCATCCAAAGTACTCAAAACCGATATCAGACTTATTGCAGCATCAAACAAAGATCTTTTGGAAAAAACTAAAAAAAATAAATTCCGTGAGGACTTATATTACAGATTAAATACAGTAAATATTCATATTCCTCCGCTAAGAAACAGGAAAGAAGATATTCCAATGCTTTTTGCAAAATTTGCCAGTGATTTTTCTGATAAATACAAAATACCTCCATTGGAGCTTGATAATTCGGCAATGGAAATGCTAAAGCAACAATATTGGCCCGGCAATATCAGACAATTTAGAAATACCATCGAACAAATTTCTATTTTAGGACCTGAAAGATTGATGAAAGGGAAAATGATGAATGAATTTTTACCTGTAACTCCTGGTAAAGAATTAATAAAATTTGAAAATGATGAACCTAATCCTCAGGAAAATATTAATGATAGGGATTTACTTTATAAATTTTTGATTGACATAAAAAAAGACGTTTCCGAAGCAAAAACAATTATGTTGGAACTTGCTCATGGTATAAAATCAAAAGAAAAAGATTTTGAAAGTTCAATAGAATATGCAACAAATAAATTAATAAAAGCAGGAAACAATTTACCTGACGCTGAATATGAATTTATAAAACAGGAGAAAAAAGCAAACGAAAATAATTCTGAGAATAATTCTTACAGTGAAAGTCAGGATATAACAGATATACATGAAAATCTTTCATTGGCAGACCAAGAAAAATCACTTATAATTGAAGCTCTAAAAAAATACAGAGGAAAACGAAAGCCTGCTGCTAAAGAACTTGGAATTTCTGAAAGAACACTTTACAGAAAAATTAAAGAATATGAGCTGGAAGAAATGTAA
- the secG gene encoding preprotein translocase subunit SecG, whose product MLTFLIILIIIAAIILVLIILAQNPKGGGLSSTFGGGGSQIIGARQTADFLEKATWYLAIGIIVVVIATNFFTPNTTIQEERQSRMSEQINEMANPIPQNPNTPNQIENANQ is encoded by the coding sequence ATGCTTACATTCCTAATAATATTAATCATAATCGCTGCAATAATTTTGGTTTTAATAATTTTAGCTCAAAACCCAAAAGGCGGTGGACTTTCTTCAACATTTGGCGGTGGTGGAAGTCAAATTATTGGTGCTCGTCAAACAGCAGATTTTCTTGAAAAAGCTACATGGTATCTTGCAATTGGAATTATTGTAGTTGTAATTGCTACTAACTTTTTTACACCAAATACTACGATTCAAGAAGAAAGACAATCAAGGATGAGTGAACAGATAAATGAAATGGCAAATCCAATTCCACAAAATCCAAACACACCTAACCAAATTGAAAACGCCAATCAGTAA
- a CDS encoding LptE family protein, translated as MKTDLKFIIIFLLIPISLLITNSCGIYSLSGASLSPEIKTVTIKAFTNQANQVVPSFAEKLTEQLKDKFLKEMNLSIVDYNGDISFKGIITDYKIGPASISGDQKATTTRLTISVKVEYKNSVQPEFNYDATFSNYMDFESSENFASIKDDLHEELLEMLVQDIFSKAVNNW; from the coding sequence ATGAAAACAGACCTAAAATTCATAATTATTTTCTTGCTAATTCCTATTTCATTGTTAATAACAAATTCATGTGGAATTTACAGCCTGTCAGGAGCATCTTTATCTCCTGAAATCAAAACAGTAACAATAAAAGCATTTACAAATCAAGCAAATCAGGTTGTTCCTTCCTTTGCAGAAAAGCTTACAGAGCAACTAAAAGATAAATTTCTTAAAGAAATGAATCTATCAATTGTGGATTATAACGGAGACATTAGTTTTAAAGGAATAATTACCGATTACAAAATTGGACCTGCCAGCATTAGTGGAGATCAAAAAGCTACAACTACGAGATTAACAATCAGTGTGAAAGTAGAGTACAAAAACTCGGTTCAACCTGAATTTAATTATGATGCTACATTTTCAAATTATATGGATTTTGAAAGTAGCGAAAATTTTGCTTCTATAAAAGACGACCTTCATGAAGAACTTTTAGAAATGTTGGTTCAAGATATTTTTAGTAAAGCAGTAAACAATTGGTGA